GAGGTGAATCGAAAAGGGGGAAGGGATCAAATTTCACCGGAAATTAGTACTAGCGAAAATtttgacccaaaaggcatcgaaaaaacttATGAGAGcaaacagtaaatttttgtaGCGGTCTAGtgcttttgttgttttatttcaataacagcaaacaataaatgaaaatcCGAAACAATCCGCATTTTGACTCCAGAAGCAATATAAgatgagtgctcctactttggaccaaGAGCTTACTTTGCCGGACCTAaaaggccaaaaatcggaaATAACTCATTGCGTTTGCATAGATTTAAGACACACATGTAAATAATGGACTCTTATTCTTCTTTTATCTTATCATACCGCtgttttccataaaaagtaattctaataaaattttcatcgcttttaaaaaaaaagtactttctCATTAGTGGTAAAAACGACAGACAATTAGTGGGAAGCATTTCGAAAAGTCAGAGAGATTAAGAATAATTCACATTATTTAACAAGCCAAGTCTAAGTTTAAAGGGAAATAACCAATGCTGTGATGAATATGAATTATTCTtcctatttttccaaaaataaaaaaaaatcattggaaaaTAGGTAAAGAGTCCAAAAATAGGACACTTTCGACCATGATgctccatttttagacctgacatcaacTTCTTCAGTACTACCTaacataaaaaagaatttagatTGAGCATTTCGATTATTTTGACAGCTTTAGGTAAATAAGCTACAAGTAATCACAGAAAACCTCAAACTATAATGCTGCTGAGAAATGTGCTAATGAGgaaaaagcttgaaaaataaacataaacataacggaaataaacatgtttattttaatcgtaaaaatatgaataatatcAATCCATGGTAttgtttatctatatatataaaaagcaattatctgtatgtttgtttgtttgtttgtttgtttgtttgtcctctatagactcagccgtcttaagagctagaggtctgaaatttggcatggatactcattaggtccaggaaagaagaaaaatgttttcagatttttggatgaccccttctgaaaggggtcgtccatacaagacaaataatgttttcgcgatattgacgttatttttcgtctgattgtgttgaaaatttgcacatgggtgtTTAGGAAgaccagcaatcgatttcaggtgtcaaattttgtgtaaggggtcagccaaaggggtcgtccatattactgttcgttgtttttgcgatattgaggttgttatacatcggattcagatgaaaattggaacACGATAGTTttaagggacgggcaatcgatttgaggttcaaatgttcaaattcagtgtaaggggccggcaaaaggggtcgtccatattcgcttttcaatatcttagtgatattgacgtttttgttcatcggattgagatgaaactttgcacatgggagttattagggacaaacaatttattttgaCTTATCCTAAtcaaaatcaggggtcggccaaaggggtcgtccacattaACTATTCACTaataatgcgatattgtcgtttttatacatcggattcagatgaaaattggtacacgtgAATTTTGAGGGACGATCAATTGATTCCAGGAATTAAATTCAATGTAGAGggcggcaaagggggtcgtccatattatcctttcaatatttttgcaatatcgttgTTATCATATATtgaattggaatgaaaatttgcacacggtagttttcagggacaggcaatcgatttcagatgtcgaatgttttgccaggggtcgacgaaaggggtcatccatattatttaatttttttctgttttgagcaacattgacgttattatgcgatggattgctttgaaaatttgcacacgggagttttgaggaaaggTCAATCTATTTCAGATataaaagattgtataagaggccaccaaaaggggtttaactttttagCAATAAGTGCGtttttatgcaacgatcgagtcgaaatttgaTTCctggtgtcaaattttgtagcagacgacagaaaaagtgatcgtccaatattttagcaattattacttaataaTGAATTTGGAAGTGCATCTGGAGAATGCttgcaattgactttcatacaaacaacACAcaaatattccaagttgaaaacgaaacggagttcgtatgggatcagctagtttgaaataaaatattcaataagagttatgatgttttttttcgagaaatctaactttttactgGCATTTTAGATCTAGGTCCAATAAAGGGTACTAGTCCAGTACCAAATCAgaaacagtaggttcaaagtgagaaattttgatcatccatatctttgtaaatatataaaaaaaacggctAAAAGAAGGATGAAGATTCACATTTcgttcgcatgtctgattttcgtaaaacgtatttgctggcaatcgtaaaagaatacaaaaaagttcaataaaatcgtttattataatgggacatcgatgattggaatcgtattaaaggaggcttcaaaatgttggtctatttttagatcatcgacgacgtgttctacgatttaaaagatttaagttatagaaatatacgatttgctttagGATTAATGCCTTTGAaacaaatccccttgaatttatatatacCAGATAGTGTCGAGGAGCCATCATGAGAcgcagatcgtatggtcaggggatcaagtccaggtactaacaataacttcatgaacgttgaaaaaaaatcagcaatcaggtaaataataaatttctacgatataaacttgaatttgacagttaaaaacgcatttctttgaataaaatcttaattttattatttttgggaatgaataaaccaattggtttaaagtacaaaaaaaaataataatcttatttttattcaactgacggaaaatgagagccctgcactcaagtcgcaaaatacgaccaaataagtcgtcaaactttccacattgttacgaaaaatgtcgtatattacaacctcaatcatctatatgataatgtaaattgtcatagtatattccaaaaagaatctgGGTaatcgtaaatgatgcgcatgacaagtcgtgcaaatcgtaatttaatacaatccaaatcaagaatatgtttgctaatgtacctatatggcctccaaaatgatacgtatatactggttttgctacattatatacgatatgtttacacgtatatttgcacgtatatttgcgttgcaaattcgaaatacccaccaaatggttgtctgggaatgATATCaactatagagttgttttttaCAGTTCTTTCTAACGCACACTTACCTACGTTTATGAATtagaaaaggaaaaacaacCTCCAAAATTTTAGTCAACAAAACGTTGATGTCCGTTCAAGGACATGATCGCTTTTGAGGTTATTTTCCCACAGTTAAGAAGTTTTACTGAAAATGACAGAAttatttgttgaatatttcaaGCCGTAAATAGAACATTTTCATCTGTGgaccaaataaattttttttgaaaaaaaaaaccatcgagTTTGGTAAacatgcataaataaaaaaccaCTTTAtgatcaacttgaaaataaatgttggctaCTTTCAGGCCTCTTCAAGAAATCATTCACTGTCAATCGACGTTTCTGGTACTGGCGCTTACAACAACTCTGGATAtcggttaattaaaaaaaaactaatctgcTGTCATGCTTAAGGGAATTCCTTAACGAGTGAGGTGAAAGCCTTATCCTTTTCGCACGCCCGAAGCCAACACGAAGTGATACACGCGCATACTGTTTAAaggtagggtaacggacttattttggaccaggggacctattttggaccactttgtctagctctcttataaagcaactgTCGGATTCGGTGAAACCATAACACTGAAACACAACACACGTCTATCTTCTAAGGAATTCGTCAATAGACTGACGATGCACGTTGGTCGTTGCTCGTTGGTCCGTTTTCCGTTATTCGTTAATTTCACTCAGGCACTCATTCGACTCCCGCATATTGCACGCTTAGGAAGGAATCAGCAATCTATTCCATTTTctacattgatattttaatttccTCATCTGTatcctttttatttaaaatatgtttattagGCCGTTTACTTTTTAGCTAAAGTTTTTGTTGGCCGAGGGTCAGGGGTTTTCTTATGCCTGGGGGGAGGGTTGGAAGGGGTAAGGAGAGGGAAGAGGGCGATGAGAGGAAATTGGAGATTTTAATATTAACTGTTCCCTCAATCGGGAACTGGGGGATCCATTAGTTTTGGTGCGATCATCTGCCTCATCCGACGATTGCGCTGGTGAGGGTTGAGGGGTAATCCTTTTCCGAGGGGGAGATCCTGGTTTCAGATTTGCAGTTTTTCTATTTGTCCGCTTCTGTTGTgttggctgctgctgttgtatTTTGTCTACGTTCTGTTTAGGTTCGGTTGGTGGTTGCGGTTTTCTGTTTTCTATTGTTTTCTGTTGGTGCTCGTCCGTCGTCTTAACAATGCTGGCGAATGTTGGTTGTTTGCTGTTGGTTTGCTGGATCAATTTTCGGGCGGCTGCAATTGGAATTTACTGTTCGGTGCTGATTTTTATTGCTGCTGTTTCTGCTAACCAAGTTGGGCATCCGCGATTGATGGGTGAGTGGCCTTCTTTTTCGCAGTTTCCGCAGTACAGGTGATTTTTACAATTCGCACTATCATGGCTAGTTGAGTTGCACTTGCTGCACGAGAAGGGGCTGGTACACTTCTCCTTCGTGTGTCCGTACTTCAAACAGTTCCTACACAGTAGGGGCAGCGGGTAGTACAAACGAGTTCGTACTTTGAGAAATCCAAAGTGGATGAACTCCGGTATAACGGTACTGCTGATAGTAAGTTTCAGGGTGGGTGTACCAATAATTCCAGCGGGCGTTTTTTTGGTGATTCTACGAACGTCTATCACTTTTTGGGGCGAAAATTCAGCTAAGAGCTCTTTTTCGTTCATTGCTTCAGCTTCCTGACAGGTAACGACGCATTTGCGTTGGTTTAAACTAGGGTGACGTCCGACAATGATAGGTGTACCATCGGTGAGACAAGTTAACTTTGCCAGTTCTCTAACTTGATCTTTACTCCTAAACTTCTGTACGTAccattcattcttcttttcGAAAAACGCGCCATCAATTTTTCCTCCGGCTTTCTGTTCCACTGATCTTCCAATTAAGAACGGGTTCTGTGGAAGTTTATGTCCATCTGCAGCTTTCAGGGTCAAGTAATACAGTCTTCCGTGCAAGTTTTGTGGATCCATCCATGAAGGTATTGTCCCATCAGGGGGTTCACCCGGCGATGGGCTCATCGCGCCGCTACAAATTCTCACTTTTCAGTTCAAAAAAACAATAGCCTTTGTCGAGGACGAGGACCGAACACAAAAGGCGACCGGTCTCGTTCGAGGCTGAAGAGGAACTCATCTGTATCCTACAGCAActaattatgaaataaattagtGCATTGCATGAAGTGCTCGggcttcaactatatttgttaaaaaaaatcatgattagtTGCTTCtgaagagagctagacaaggtggtctgaaataggtcctctggtccaaaataagtccgttaccctacctACTCAGttcaagcatatttttaagcagCTATTGAATTTTTTATGCACGCGTAGAAATGGTAATGtcaatgttaagatattttgaCACATGAAAAAGTTCTATTTCATctgaattgagttaaaaaatttgtgaccattttactgatgatttatttttccgccagggggggggggaggaagGGGGGTGATCAcgtatttttcttcaatttaatttcaaatcacaCCATTTTTTCAAAGTACCTGTTTCATGAGGATTTCCTCTGTATTTGTACAGTTTATCGAAGTTGAATCTGATTTTTCTCGAACTTCTATAAGTTAGCTGTTTTGTcttcaaaaatgttgaatattTGGAAACTGTTAAAAGACATCTTTAAATAATTATAGAATTCCAGTTTTTTTGGAACCTCAATTTCATTTCGACACCAATGTCCGAATAACGCAATACAAAACAAACTGAGCCTGAACAAATAGTATAGACGGAGGCCAGCAAatttgtccactgaagaggagcgaatgccagagtagctcgaaacgtctggacaactggtaaaaacttgtttattttctaaaactcaccgaaaaacgtcgattagaTTACATAAAATATCCGAATCCGGAGTTCTGCATTATATAATTTCGTAGACAATAAATGTTGTAGAATTTCAATAGCTAAACGCATGATCCCCAATGCGTAATGTGTATGAATGAAACACAGTTTAACTTCGTCCCTAAAAATTGGTCTTAAAAGTTGAAGAATTCTAGCTCGAGCTGAAGCTCATTTTAATCCTGTATTTTGTCTAATTAGTTATTGTGAAATTATATGCAGGAACAGGGGCCGCTTTTTTGTAAGGCTGCAGAGTATCCATTTGAAACAGTGCACTGTTGTTATTTTTCCGCGCGACATATAATAATGGGTTAATTAGTAGCTCCCCGAGTCTAGGAAAAATTGGGATGGATGCTGTTGCTGACCCTGATAGTTTATTGCCAAGCGGAACACAGCAGGGTGTGTGGGTGGACGTAAGCACCAGGATTCGGGCAGCGTATTTCCAGACCTAGTTTTGGGAAAAAGGGGTTCCAACGCTCCATCAGGGcgtcaataaattttataccaTCATCCGAGAGTAACAACATCTCCATCCATGGGTCGGGTTGTTGCTAAACAAGCGGTTATTAGCGAGATTGTGGGGTGTTATATGAGTTGTGTTGTGTTCGTGGATGGTTTAGTGTTTCTCCATTTTCATCCCCGACTAGCTCAACTGAACTGGCAGGGAATCTTTCAGTGGTTTCCGTGTTGTTACTATGGGTTTTATGACTTCAACGAGATGCACCGATCTCGGTTTATTAATCAGAGGTTTCCCTCagctgacttttttttataaacataagATGGTTGGCAACGAACTTTTCTGTAATTAAACAGAAAAACATATCCACAAAACAtttaccattaaaaaaaaacagaaaagtataaaaaaattgaattctatagTGGAAAGTTAAACTGTTATGACATTCATGATAAACAAATCATAATCACAATTTCTTTgcattgatataagttttgaaTCAGCTCAACAACACTTAGAACACATCTCAGAACTTTAAAAGCAGTTGCATTTTCTACTATTTTTtctcttatgaaatttattttcttgctAAAAAATGGTAGCATATATGTTAAAAGCACAAGAGCGTATTTGGATTGATGAAAGTCTCTTAAGTGGAAGAAAAATCTTAAGTGATATGAATCTTTGCTACTTTTAAGTTGGAATGAATATTAAATTGACaggttttatgaaaagtttttgagataaaatagaatagaaacATGTGTGTATGTTCTTTTCAAGATCATTATGTTATTAGTACTTGGTATCCAAAAACTGTCGTATTGATAcattttattcgaattttttttacaagaataatttttaatttcattttcagtttttttaagttttaaatcaaacatatCTGTCtctaatgaaattcaaaaaaaatcaaacatagtGTTGAAACATTTCGGGAAATACTTGATATGCATTTCGAGGTTCCTATGTGTTTCTTAGACTACATTTGGATACAATGTTCGGTTCCAGCCTTCTGCCAGCATATTGCCAGAGATGTAGGTTCAAGTAAATGTTGAAGAATCAGCAATACCATTCCATAAGAATGTCCATTTTATTTCCCCAAAAAATGGGGCCGAGAAAATAAAATGACCGACACTTAAGCACACAAGACTCCCATAAACCCTAACGATCCCCATGGCAGCAGCGGTTGAGATGATGATAGCAGCCTCCGAAAGGTGCAATCGGTGACGACATTTTATTTTACTACTGTGGAATTTAAAAGCCAGCTCAGAAAATGGAGTTTGATTTGATTCAAACGGTAAGGTAAGCTGCCGTTTATTTTGTGGTAATGTCGAGGAattcattggttttttttttctgttgaaaaacgTGCATCAGATCGTTTGAAATTGGTCCTAGTATTTCGTTGAATTTaaactttgcttttttttgGGTGAAAAAGAATCGATTGAAGATTCACCCAGTTCTCTAACATGGCTCATTTTTCGTATCCGAAAAAAGGGCCAACGAAAAGAATAGAGAACAGTAGTGacagttttgtgaaaatttccgcataattttccaattttcttgtCGGCGTCTTTtctcggttagattttttttcttttccttcgaAGCATCAGACGAAGCTGCCATAAAATATACTGTTCAGTTCCCCAAGTTGTATGTGCGTACGAACTTGTATGAGTGAATGTTTGCTTGATTGTGATTTTGCCTCCCTGCCAGAGTCATGAAAAAACGATTTTGTTCGGGATCTATTGAATTGTCAGAAGTTTTATTCTtctcctttttttttggaacggcGTCATTGAATTGTTCCAGATAAAAAATGTAGGAGATGCCTTTGAAAAACTGTAAGGAATCGTTAAtctgttagaaatttttgttatcttttgaGACAACTATAaagacagtttttcaaaaatttaccaaaaaaaaattaattttttttaaaacttcagaaCTTAATTGAAGGTGTCAAACTTCAATTCAATCACAATCCTtgaagtttattatttttattctcatatataaaaatggagacaTAAATATGTGCGAACAGGAATAACTCTTGCAGGTTCAACCGATttccatgtaatttttttgttgtgttcatCTTTGcgcgaagaaaaacacaacggagagataattttgaaaatatttttgtagagtttgataatttttttaaatttttattcgaatcaaataaaagtcatggaacccaatttccatatatttttttaattcaaatcacacagagtaggaaggcgccaaaagcaatcaaggcttactgatgctcGTTCATCTCTATgcaggaagttttggcgcccatttttaTTGCTAATGTACTCTTCACGTGGCACAGTAAATTGGATACCTACTTGGATGTGATTTTCAATCTTCCAAATCTTCCAAATCTTCTACGAGgtgaaaaaaaacgcatttaGCCGGAGAGGAGCAAATTGCCGAagaaagtcatttttgcttcaggaTCAAAGCaactcaaacattttttaatctctacaactcaaagcttgccagattgtccgttTTTACCCGGGCAtctccggatatttgatacacattttgagaaatttttggcCCGACCCGGTTGCCCGCATTTCGTCAAAAAAATCCCGGATTTAACCGGGTTCCAGTTACcttattttcaaagttaaacaaatttttcgattatttcgataaacataaaattatgtaggttattttttttttaaatcttgttgaGTAGTTCCTGGATTTGgccaaatttgtattgaaaattttgaaatcaaatgctggataTTGTCAGGTttctagataaaatagcccggatacgCGCGAGGATAATTCTGGAAGCTTTAATTTACCccgttgttttgttttgcaaattttaaggCCATATTTAGGAATGTCACATTACTCAAGGAGAATAATACTCAACGATATGACTGCAAAATGTTCAACATACTTTTGAAGGTTTTGATAAAGATGAAATTTCCCTTTGAAAAATCTTCTCTTCATATTTATGGTAACATCACGAGAAGTTCTTATCTAAATCTAAGAAGCATAGGCAAActtaaattgattaaattggtTTTTAATGAATTGTCCATAATGTATTCAGTTAGTTTGGGAATGGAATGTCATCAGTTTTGTGattccataaaaatttcatcactgttaaaaataattgtatAATTAGGAGACGTTAGAAAATCTCCTCTTCTTCCTTTCATGCTAAGATGCTTAAAATATGAACCAggttaattttgtaaaactaCAACTAATAATTAGATTCAACATTCAGTATCAGAGGTCAGAAACTGGTATTTGATTGAATAATATCTTCGAACACAAGACGCTTGGAAAATTAAAGCTTTAATTTCAACACAAATTTGAACCAAGGcccaaaacaaataaagaaagttttaaaccaaatatgaaattttgatattatGTACTCATAAATATTGCTGGAACTCAAATTTTAACAGTGTtgcatttctgattttgaaatcaagatCACCATCAAAATCAAACTATTGAATaaacgttaaaaataaaataccttAAGCCTAAATTAAAGTCTCTAAAATTATATACAGACTCAAAAACGCGATATTCGAATTAGAAAAGGGTATTCAAGTATGATAtagaaaaaacatttattttctacGTTAATTGAGAGATTTCAATGCCTttatgtaaagaaaaaaaatattatttaacttTCTGATTTGAGGTTGCTGTGAATAAGAATTCGATGAATATTGTATATTTTCTAACTTTATCCGACCAGAACTTAAGCAATcatgttttgataaatattatgagACGCTCATATAATTCAGGGTAGATAACAACATACATTCCAGGTAACAGATGTCGAAAAACCGAATGTAATTTGGAATTTGTTAATGCACAACGCGAAATTTCATATCATGAGATTGTTGTTTGAAAACACTGCAAATAGAGATGTGTCattgactgagtcgattttggaaaatttttgaatttcttaaactctggggtctaaaaagtttctttttggtctaaaacttatccatgattttttgcagaatttttaagtaaagcttacatgagtaaatttgatcttttaggtttgtatgggaaatttgaatgttttgtactgaaaaatcgacatcattttttgtttcttctgtgaaccgagccagctgatgctttttgtgccattttataaattcttgaaacaaaattttccgctgaaacaACTTTGACGAAgattgtaactttgtatcttattagacaaaaaagttattagctgttaaacagaggtatgtcttttcgcattgataaacgataaattcaattgacatcactactggagcctcgcgaagtattgcacgaaaagtagtcatgcaatacctcgcgagGCTCCAACAGTGATgtcgattgaatttattgtttatcaatgcaaaaagactTACCCCTGACAAATAgctaataacatttttgtcgaataagatacgaagttacggtcttggacaaagttgttcagcggaaaatttcctttcaagaatttataaattggcacaaaaagcatcagctggctcggtttacagaagaaacaaaaaatgatgtcgatttttcagtacaaaacattcaaatttcccatacaaaccttaaagttcaaatttactcatgtaaacgttacttcaaaattctgcaaaaaatcatggatgagttttggaccaaaatgaagctttaagaaccccagggtttgaaaaattcaaaaatgaccccaaatcgactcagtctaatgtaacaTGTTTACAAATTTGGTATACGGTAAAGAATACttctaacataattttggcgatAAAAGAAAGACCTTAAACTGCGTGAAAAATTTAGCTAAACATtgtaacaaaacattttttggcgCATTTATCTTAGGGATAattgaaaatggtcaaaaaatgtctggaatcCTCtgtaaacgaagaaaaaaaatgtaaaacggaagaaaattcattttaaagtttattccaGAGAATAATCGCTTTCAACTTTCACTggaaatcaagaaataaaaactgataaattccTTCGTTGACTTTTGCCACTAGAGGAAGGCTCCAGCACTATGAGCaactgtatccgtggtccaaacagccggtttagacccaaattccgacccgagcaaccggattggtgatcc
This sequence is a window from Uranotaenia lowii strain MFRU-FL chromosome 3, ASM2978415v1, whole genome shotgun sequence. Protein-coding genes within it:
- the LOC129753464 gene encoding uncharacterized protein LOC129753464, with the protein product MSPSPGEPPDGTIPSWMDPQNLHGRLYYLTLKAADGHKLPQNPFLIGRSVEQKAGGKIDGAFFEKKNEWYVQKFRSKDQVRELAKLTCLTDGTPIIVGRHPSLNQRKCVVTCQEAEAMNEKELLAEFSPQKVIDVRRITKKTPAGIIGTPTLKLTISSTVIPEFIHFGFLKVRTRLYYPLPLLCRNCLKYGHTKEKCTSPFSCSKCNSTSHDSANCKNHLYCGNCEKEGHSPINRGCPTWLAETAAIKISTEHIVKTTDEHQQKTIENRKPQPPTEPKQNVDKIQQQQPTQQKRTNRKTANLKPGSPPRKRITPQPSPAQSSDEADDRTKTNGSPSSRLREQLILKSPISSHRPLPSPYPFQPSPQA